Genomic window (Rosa chinensis cultivar Old Blush chromosome 6, RchiOBHm-V2, whole genome shotgun sequence):
GGAGGTGCTCCACCACAACTCAGCATGTTATGATACTGAGCAAGTTCAAGAAATGCTTGAACTTCTCTAAAGCAACGGGCTTGGTAAGACAATCTGCAGCATTGTCATTCGTGTGAACCTTCTCCACAAAGATATTTCCAGATCCTACCCAATCTCTGATCCTGTGATAGCGAACATCAATGTGTTTCGTCCTTGCATGAAACACTTGATTCTTTGCCAAATGAATGGCACTTTGACTATCACACTTCACTACCACGCCTTGTTGGTGAATTCCAAATTCATTTGCCAGCCCATTCAACCAAATAGCTTCCTTTGAAGCTTCTGTTAACGCCATATATTCTGCCTCAGTAGTAGATAGAGCTGCGACTGCTTGAAGGGTTGCTTTCCAGCTCACAGGTCCTCctccacaagtaaaaacataacctATTGTGGACCTCCTTTTATCTAAGTCTCCTGCATAATCTGAGTCAACAAAACCAGCCACACATGCTACTTCGTGTTTTCTCTCAAACATGATTCCAAGCTGCCTAGTCCCTtttaaatacctcaaaatccacTTCACTGCTTCCCAGTGGGGCTTACCTAGATTTGACATGTACCTAGAGACAACACTCAATGCTTGAGCtaaatctggtcttgtgcaaatCATCGCATACATGAGACACCCTACTACACTTGCATATGGAACATCCTTCATCTCATCAATCTCTTTTTGACTTGATGGTCTTTGGTTTGCACTTAACTGATGATGTGCAGCTATTGGGATAGAAACAACCTTAGCTCCATCCATGTTGAAGCGTTAAAGTACCCTCAGAATGTACTTTTCTTGTGACAGCCAAATTTTACCAGCTTTTCTATCCCGCCTTATTTCAATTCCAAGGATCTTTTGTGCAGCTCCTAGATCCTTCATGTCGAATTCAGCTCCCAATTTCTTCTTAAGCTCTTGCATTTTCGACATATCCTTGCATGCAATTagcatgtcatctacatacaaaAGTAGTAGAATAATCTCCCCATCTTCAAATACATGGTAGTAAATGCAGCAGTCATATAGACACCTTGTGTAGCCTATTTTCATCATGTATGTGTCGAAACGCTTATATCACTGTCTCGGTGATTGCTTAATCCATATAGAGACTTCTTTAACTGACAAACCAGATCTTCTTCTCCTATTTCGACAAAACCCTCCAGCAGCGACATATAAATGTCTTCTTCGAGGTCCCCATGAAGAAACGCAGTTTTCACATCCATCTGCTCAATCTCCATATCATACTGAGCTGCCATAGACAACAATAACCGAATTGAAGTGTGTTTGATTACCGGAGAGAAAAACTCGTCATAATCCACTCCCTCTTTCTACGAATACCCTTTTGCCACAAAACatgctttttttctttgggtttaGGAACCAACTCCCATACGGAATTCTTATGCAAAGATTCCATCTCTTCTGTCATAGCACCAATCCAACCTGCCCGTTCTTCGCTTTCTATGGCATCTTGATAAGTAGTTGGATCTCCTTGACTTATACTCAGAGCATGACTCACATCTTCTTCCTGTTCGAACCCGAACCTTTGTATCTTTCTTTGATTGCTCTTAGGTTTGTCAAGTGCTATGCTTCTTTTAAATGACTCAGGTGCTT
Coding sequences:
- the LOC121050008 gene encoding secreted RxLR effector protein 161-like is translated as MDGAKVVSIPIAAHHQLSANQRPSSQKEIDEMKDVPYASVVGCLMYAMICTRPDLAQALSVVSRYMSNLGKPHWEAVKWILRYLKGTRQLGIMFERKHEVACVAGFVDSDYAGDLDKRRSTIGYVFTCGGGPVSWKATLQAVAALSTTEAEYMALTEASKEAIWLNGLANEFGIHQQGVVVKCDSQSAIHLAKNQVFHARTKHIDVRYHRIRDWVGSGNIFVEKVHTNDNAADCLTKPVALEKFKHFLNLLSIITC